The Mesorhizobium sp. B2-8-5 genome segment CGAGATGTGGTAGCCGTAGCGGATGGTGAGGCCCGCGCCCCGGGTCTTGTAGTCGCCGGGCGACATCGCCTCATGGGTGACGAAGAGGTCGTGCAGCCGGCCGGGACCGGACATGCCGAGCTCGAACGAGGTCTCCAGCAGCGGCATGCCGGAATCGAGCAGCCTGCGCGCATGGTCGAGCGTCACCGCCTGCAGGAAGGCCTTGGGCGATAGGCCGGCCCAGCGGGTGAAGAGTTTCTGCAGGCCGGTGGGCGTCTCGCCGACCTCTTCGGCCAGGACCTCGAGCGAGGGCTGGTCGCGATAGTCGAGGCTGATCTTCTCGATGGCGCGGCGCACGACCTCGTAGTCGCTGCCTTCCGGCGTGATGTCGTTCTGGAGGATCGCGGTCGGTTTCATGCGGGTATTCATGGTCATCTGAGCGTTCATGGCAATATCTCCTTGTCCCGAATATCGGCCTTCCAGAACTTTGCCTCCACCCGAAACTTGCCTTCCTGCCATCCACACCCAGATAGAGTGAGCTTCGGGCCGAAAAGGACGATCATGGCCGGCGAAAAGGTCGATATGACCGGGGCAAGGGAAACCTTGCTGATGACGCTCTACGGCAAGGCGCTGGAGAGCCGGCTGCCCAATTCATTGCTTCAGGATCGCTTCGCCGACGAGGCGGTGCGCAAGATCGACTATGATTTCGCAAGGCTCAAGGTCGACGGCAATCTCGGGCTGGGATTTGCAATCAGGGCGAAGACACTGGACGTCTGCGTCGCGGATTTCCTCGCAAGATATCCGGACGCGATCGTGCTGCATCTGGGATGCGGGCTCGATACGCGGATATTTCGCGTCGACCCGCCGCAAGGCGTCGACTGGTTCGACGTCGACTATCCGGACGTCGTCGAGCTCAGGCGCAGGCTCTATCCGTCCAGGGACCGTTATCATCTGATCGCTTCCTCGGTGACCGAACCGGGCTGGCTGGCCGCGGTGCCCCGCAATCGCCTGGCGATCGTGGCGGCCGAAGGGCTGACACCCTATCTTCCAGCCGAGGAGGGACCGCGGCTGCTTGCGCGGCTTGTCTCGCATCTTGCCGGCGGCGAGCTGATGTTCGACGCCTATAGCCGGTTCGGCCTGAAGCTGATGCGCCTCAATCCGGCCATCAAGGCGACCGGCGCCGAAGTTCATTGGGCCATAGAGGATCCGCGCGAATTGGAGCGGGCGGTGCCCAAACTTCGCTTCATCGGCGAGATCCCATCCTACAAGCCGGAGCAAGGGGCGCGCCTGGGCTGGTCGGCGCGTCTGTTCGTCGGTCTCTGGAAGCTCATCCCAGCGATGCGCAAGGTCGGCAGGCTGTTGCGCTACCGGTTCTGAAAGGCTTGTTTGCTCCGAGCATGATCTTGTCCGAAAACCGGCGTCCACTTTTCGCTGACGCGGATCTTCGGTTCGGGATCGTGCTCAGCGTGTCTTGGCGGTCGCCAGCGCGCGCGAGAAGGCTGTGGCAAAACTCTCGCGATCGTCGGGATTGAGGAAGCCGCCGATCGCCACGCTCTTGCCCTGCGCTTCGACGGCCATCTTGGTGATGCCGATCTCGCTGTGGCGGGCGATCGAAAACCGCGTCCAGAACGGATTGAAATGATGCGCTTCCGAACGACCGGACGGCGCTGTCTTGCGAATGTCGAGACTGGTGCGCGAGACCGAGATTTCCTCGCGGGCGCGCGCGGCCCGGTAATTGGCGCGGAAGGCGATGTAGACGGCGATCACGTCGAGGCCGAAGAAGCCGAACACCGGCCAGGCGCCGTGCGCCAGGAAGAAGGCGCCGGTGACCGCCCAGCCGAACAGAAGCGCTCCCATCAGGATCAGGAAGCCGGTGCGGCCGAGCGAGCGGTGCGGCGTCAGCAAGGCCTGGAAAAATGGCTCGTCGGCCTGGAACGAGGCGTTTGTGTCGCTCATGAGGGAATATTATAGGAAGGAAATGGCGCCTCCCAAGTCGAAAAAATCCGTAGCTGTCAAAAAGTCTCAACCCTCCACTGCCGGTGGCAGCCGGGCGCCTGGTCGGCGGCCGCGAAAGGCCGGCTCGCGGTCGCTCTATAGCCCCGCCGAGGTGCATGAGATCTTCCGGCGCTTTTCCGTGCAGCGGCCTGAGCCGAAAGGCGAGCTCGACTATGTCAACGCCTTCACGCTGCTGGTCGCGGTGGTGCTGTCCGCGCAAGCGACGGACGCCGGCGTCAACAAGGCGACGAAGGCGCTGTTCGCGGCGGCCGACACGCCGGCCAAGATGCTGGCGCTGGGCGAGGCCAAGGTCGGCGATTACATCCGCACCATCGGTCTGTGGCGCAACAAGGCGAAGAACGTGATCGCGCTGTCGAAGGCGCTGATCGACGACCATGCGGGCCAGGTGCCGCAGGATCGCGACGAGCTGGTGAAGCTGCCGGGCGTCGGACGCAAGACCGCCAATGTCGTGCTCAACGTCGCCTTCGGCGAGCACACCATGGCGGTCGACACGCATATCTTCCGCATCGGCAACCGGATCGGGCTGGCACCGGGCAAGACGCCGGAGCAGGTCGAAGAAGGGCTGCTCAAGGTCATCCCGGCTGAATTCATGCGCCATGCGCATCACTGGTTGATCCTGCACGGCCGCTATGTCTGCAAGGCGCGCAAGCCCGATTGCCCGGCCTGCGTCATCGCCGATATCTGCAAGTCCAAGGAAAAGACCACCGACGTGCCGGCCCCGCTGGTGCCGATCGCGCCGCTGGACGAGACGTTTCCGGCCGAGGCCTAAAGCGGTGTTCTAATAACCGTAGCCGCGCGCCATGGCCGCGGCAAAAACCGGAATGAGCAGGAAGATGAAGCCCTCGGCGCGGACATAGTTCTTCACCGAGGCCAATTCCGCCGCCGGCACCGCGAAAGACGGATTGCCGCTCGCCTGCTTGTTCCAGGAGAGGAAGCGCATGGTCGGCACGATCGACAGCAGGCCGACGATGGCGAAGGCCGCCATCTTTGCCCAGAACATCCAATTGTAGACGTAGAATTCCCAGCCTTTCAGACCGAAGAACACCCGGCAGACGCCGACGATGACGATGAGCGCGGCGACGATGCCGTAGTGGCGGTCGAGGCGCTTCAGCGTCGCCGCCGCCAGATCGCCGCGCACCAGCACGAACTCCGCGCCGATGATGCCGGCCAGCGAGAACACCAGAAGGTGATGCGCGATCGCCAGCAACAGGTCTGTGGTGTCCATGGTTCTTCCTTCGGTAGACTTGCGCTTTTGGGTCGGCTTCGCGCGCAAACTAGCATCGCCGGGCGAAAAGCCCATAGCGATGCAGCCGTGCCATGGCCGTTATGGCTGGAAGAGCCAACGCATTGGCCTGGCTCTTGATCGAGCGTGCTGTTTTGCTAAGCGCTGTCGCGTCGATGGAGGGCAATGCCATGAGCATCAGGACGGAAGCCGGCGTGCCGCTTCTCGAAACAGCGCGCACCGTTTTGCGGCCGCACAGGCTGGACGATTTTGAAACCTATGCCGTCATGTGGGCGGAGCCCGCCGTCACCCGTTTCATCGGCGGCAAGCCGCGCACGCGCGAGGAGAGCTGGATGCGCTTCCTGCGCCATGCCGGCCTGTGGTCGCTGATCGGCTACGGTTTCTGGGCGATCGAGGACAAGGAGACGAAGCGCTTCATCGGCGAGGCCGGGTTCCACGATCTGAAGCGTGAGATCGAGCCGTCGATCGAAGGCGTGCCGGAGGCAGGCTGGGCGCTGGCCTCAGAGGCGCATGGCCAGGGGCTTGCAAGCGAAGTCGTCGGGCGGATCGTCGCCTGGAGCGACGAGGCGTTGGGGCAGGCGAGAACCGTCTGCATCATCGATCCGGAAAACGGCGCGTCGCTCAAGGTGGCCGAGAAGAACGGCTATCGCGAAATCCTGCGCACCACCTATCACGAAAAGCCGACGATCCTGTTGGAGAGGCCGGCCGGATCGAGCGGCGCCAAGGCCTAACCAGCTTTGCGGCGCAGGGTCTTGGCCAGCGTGTCCCAGGCATCCGTCACCGCACCCTGTGCCGTGTGCCCGCCGTGCAGGACCGTGACCGCGTCGAATGGCTGGGGTCGCGCGATCGCATAGCCCTGTGCGTAATCGACGCCGATCGCTTTCAAGGCTTCGACGATGCCGTCGCTTTCGACGAATTCGGCGATGGTGCGTTTTCCGGTCACCTTGCCGATATGATGGATCATCTCGACCATCGCGCGATCGATGCGGTCGTCGAGCATGTCCTTGACGAAGCCGCCGTCGATCTTGAGGTAATCGACCGGCAAATGCTTCAGATAGGCGAAGGACGACATGCCGGAGCCGAAATCGTCGAGCGCGAAGCGGCAGCCCAGCCCGCGCAGGTCGGCGATGAAACGCATGGCCTCGGTCAGATTGGCGATGGCGCTGGTTTCGGTGATCTCCAGGCAGATCGTTTCGGGCGCAATGGCGTGCGCGGCGAACTGCTCGCGCATGAAGCCGAGAAACGTTTCGTCGCCGAACGTGGCGCCGGAGAGATTGATCGCGCAGGTGGATATCGGCGTCGCGCGCGGATCGGCGCGTCTGGCCGCCAATGTGGCGAAAGCGTTGCGCACCACCCAGCGATCGATCGCGGGCATCAATCCGTAGCGCTCCGCCGCCGGAATGAAGCTCTGCGGGGTGACGAAGCTGCCGTCGTCGTCGGTCAGCCTGAGCAGGATTTCGATATGCGCGCCTGGCTCGGCAATATCGTCCCGCAGCGGCGCGATCTCCTGCGCATGCAGCCTGAAGCGGTTCTCGTCCAGTGCGGCATGCAGGCGCTGCACCCAGGCCATCTCGCCGAAGCGCTCGCGCAACGCCGTGTCGCCGTCGCTGTGGATCTGGACGCGGTTGCGGCCCTTTTCCTTGGCCATGTAGCAGGCGACATCGGCGGCGCGCAGCACCTCCTCCAGCGTCATGCCGACATTGGCGACTTCGACCATGCCGATGCTGACGCTGGTGTTGAAGGGACGACCTTCCCAGGAAAAGTGCAGATCCTGGACCGTCGCGCGCAACCGTTCGGCGGTGGCGGCGGCACAGTCGGTATCGCAATCGAAGAGCAGCACGCCGAACTCGTCGCCGCCCAGTCTCGCCAGGATGTCGCCGGGCGGCAGCTCATTGGCGAGCAGCACCGAGATCTGGCGCAGCAGCTGGTCGCCGGCGGCATGGCCGCAGGTATCGTTGACCAGTTTGAACTGATCGAGGTCGAGATACATCAGCGCGTGCCGGCGGGGCCTTTCCGGCGCTTCGGAGATCGCGCTCGCCAGACGGTTCTCGAAGTCGCGGCGGTTGACGAGACCGGTCAGCGCATCATGCGATGCCTGCCACGACAGCCGCTCGATATAGTCCTGCTCACGTGTCATGTCGTGCAGGGCAAGGACGCACCCCAGGATCGTGCCGGAGACGATCAGCGGAGCACCGTTCAGCGCCACCGGCACGACCGAACCGTCGGGACGCTCCAGAAGCTGCGGGCGCACATTGGAGCGGCGCGGCTCGCCCGCCAGCAGGCGCGGGACCAGATCGGTCTCCTCGACGCCGCTGTCCTTGTCGACGAGCCGGAACAATGAGGCGACCGGCCTGCCCTTGGCGGCGGCGAGCGAACAGGCAAGCAGCCTTTCCGCTCCGGCATTCATATAGTCCAGCCGCCCCTCGGCATCGGTGCTGATGACGGCCTGGCCGATCGAAGCCAATGTGATCTGGGCACGCTCGCGCTCGGCATTGAGAGCGTTCTGGAAGGCCTGGCGTTGTTTCATCAGCTTGCGCGTGCGCCAGACGGCAAGCAGGATAAGCAGTGCGGCGGTGGCGAGATTGGCCGCCGTCAGCGCCATCTTGATGAAGCGCGATCCCTCGCCCAGACTGTCGGAAAAGGCTTTGGAGAGCGGCCCGATCCGGAGATCGAGCTGGTGGATTTGCGCCTTCCAGAGACTGATCTCGGCCGTCGAGGCCGGTCCGTTCTCGAGCCTGCGATGCATGTCGTCGCCAAGGCTTTCGATGGCGAGGATCATTTCGTCGGCCGTAGCCCAGTGGCGGATGGCGATGTCGAGATAGCTCACGGCGCGAAAATTCCGGAACAGCCAGATCATGCCGGCGACATCGTCGGGATGGTTGTTGCCGCCAAGAAAGCCGAGCCTGGCCGCATTCGCGTCGGGCTCGGCCTGTTCGAGCGCAAGCCGCGCGGCGCGATCGGCCAGCGGCACGGCGATGGCTTGACGATATTCGCTGAAATACTCTCCCCGGCCGGTGTCGGCATAAAGGCTGAGGAAATAGATGGCGTGCTTCTGTCCCTTCGACCATTGGCTTTCGCCGCCGACATAGGCGCGGACAGCTGACAGCGTGTGGAGGCTAAGCGTCGCAACCAGTGCCTGGATCAGGACGACCGCGACGAAAGGCCAGACCAGCCCGATGAGACGCGGGGCGGCATCGGTCGATGACAGCTTCATCCCATTCCCATGGAGCGTGCGCGGGCTCCCTCGGTGTCTGTCCGACTGGCTCATCCGCCGGTTGAGACGATGTTTTTCCCCACATGTCGTCCGGTTACTGGCGACATCAATCCAGATAGCGTGCCTGGCTTAACAGCCGATAAATTTGTTCAGTATTTGTTTTATGAGTTGTTGCTCAGCAACAAAAGGATGCGTACGCCGCTTGATGCCGATATTTTTGTGCATAGTATCGATCCAGAGTGCGGGGACCCGGAAGAAAAAGCCGGCAACATCAATCCGATAGCGCTGCGCGGCAGCCGCGTCTCAGCGCTTGGTCTTGGATTTGTTGAGGGCCACGGCTTCGCGGACGAGCGCCTTCAGGGCATCGGCGTCGACCGCGTCGCCCTCCTTGAAATCGATGGCGCGCCTGGTGTTGCCTTCGAGGCTGGAGTTGAAGAGCTTCTTGGGATCGGACAGCGCCGCGCCTTTGGCGAAGGTCAGCTTGACGACGGTCTTGTAGGTCTCGCCGGTGCAGATCATGCCGGCATCCTCCCAGACCGGCACGCCGCGCCATTTCCATGTCTCGACGGCCTCCGGCGCGGCTTGCCTGATCAGGGCGCGGAGCCGGGCAAGCGTCTCGCCGCGCCAGTCGCCGAGTTCCTTGATCCTTCCGTCGATCAGCTCGGATGCAGACCTGTCGTCCTGCGCGCTGCCTTCTTGCATATCCGCTTCTCCTTCGGGCTGGATAAGAGATCGCCACCATGGCCTTTTCAGGGAGGCGACGCTTGATCTTTCGTGCGCTTACATCCGTTCACCGGGCAACTGGCTCGCCTGCTTCACCCAGGAAACGAATTGCTCCTCGTCGAGCCGGTCGCTCTCATGGATGTGGAAATAGCGCGTATCCTTGCTCCTGGATTCGACGGGCGGCACGGGCGTGAGCGACAGGCCGCGGAAGAAGGCCACCTTGATGTATCTGGCGAAGCAATGGACGCCGAGGAACCAGCCTTCGCCTTCCATTCCGTAGAAGGGAGAGTTCCATTTGACGGCCTTCTGCACGTTGGGAACGGCCTCAACGATGAGCTGGTCGAGCCGGCGCCCGACCTCGCTCTTCCAGCCCGGCATCGCCGCGATATAGGCCTGGACGGGCGCGTCGCCATAGCCCTTGGCGATCTGCGGGTTGCCGCCTGAAAGCAGGACAGGTTCCGCGTCCACGGATCGCGCAACCTTTGCTTTTGCCTTCGCCATCAGGCCGATCCCGTTCGCTCGCTCGTCTGCTGGCTGCGCCACCTGACGGCATAGGGCAGCACGAACATGTAGAGCCCGCTGAACAGCAGCAGGAAAAGCGGGATCAACGGCGAATAGACGATCCAGGCGGGCGGTGGGCCCATGGCCATGGCGGCGAAATTGGCAATGACGGTGACGGTGAAGATGATCGACAGCCAGCGGTGAAGCTGCCTGATCCATTTGCTCCAGTTCAATCTAACCTCCCTTGCAAATGACGATACGGATCGAGTTGCCTACCAGCGCGCCAGCTGCGAAAGCTGAATGAGGTTGCCGCAGGTGTCGTTGAGCTGGGCGATGGTCGCGCCGGTCACCGCGGTCGGCGCCATGGCAAAGCTGCCGCCATTGGCCTTGATGCGCTCATGGTCGCTCTTGATGTCGTCGGTGAACAGCATCAGGGCCGGCTGGCCCTGCTTGAAGATGGCCTGCTGATAAGTCTTTGCAGCCGGATTGTCGTTGAGGGCCAACTGCAGTTCAGTGCCGTCCGGATCGTCAGGCGAGGTGACTGTCAGCCAGCGAAAAGGCCCGTTGGTGAAGTCGGCCTTCTTGGTGAAGCCCAGGACGTCGGTGTAGAAACGAAGAGCCTTTTCCTGGTCGTCGACATAGATGCTGGTCAGCCTGATCTTCATTGTCGTGTCTCCATTGCTTGCGCCCGCGGTTTGCCGCCCCGCCAGGACCGTGTCTGTCTTTTGAAGCTTCGGCGGACTTCAATCGATCCGCGAAAGCAGCTGCTCCAGGGCGGTGAAGTTGCGCTTCCAGCCCACCGTGGCGCCGCGGTAGTACGGCTCCTGATCGGTGCGGAAGCCGACCTGCTCCATGCGCAGATGCGTGCCCGTGCCAGTCGGGGTGAGCGTCCAGGTGACGACGCTCTCGAGGTCCTTGGTGTCCCAGCTGTAGGACAGGGTCCTGTTGGGCTCGACCGTCCGCACTTGGCAGTCGACGCCTCCCCATTCGGCGCTCAGATTGAAGCGATGGTCCACGACCGGCTTGAAGCTGTTCTTCATCAGCCACTCCTCGATGAGATGCGGTTGGGTGAGCGCGCGCCAGATCTTTTCCGGCGGAAAAGGTATCTCGCGCTCGACGATGACGGAGCGCGTTGCGGCCGGCACTTCATTCATTGATCCATCCTTTTGAGCAGTTCCTCCAGATCGTCGAACCGGCTTTCCCAAAACCCCGCCATGTGGCGCGTCCAGTCCATCAACGGCGCCAGCGCCTTGAGCTGGGCGCTGTAATGGGTCTGGCGGCCCTCATGGCGGTCGCGCACTAGGCCCGCCTCCTTGAGGACGCCGAGATGCTTCGACACCGCCGGCTGCGATACGCCGGCCTGCGCGGTCAGGGCACCGACCGTCTGCTCGCCCTGGCGGCAGAGACGTTCGAAGATGGCGCGCCGTGTCGGATCGGCAAGCGTCCTGAACAGTATATCGTGCGAGGCCGACATCTCAATCAATAACCCGTTGGCTATTGATTACGTATAACCACTGGGATATGTATGAGTCAAGCAGCGAATCGCCAGCCGCAGCAAAGCGACCGCAACAAGGGGGCCGCTGCCCAGGGAAATGGCTTTGGGCCTATACCGGCACGCCGGCACGACCTTTCCCGAACGACACCGAATAGGATGGTTGCTT includes the following:
- a CDS encoding DUF2244 domain-containing protein encodes the protein MSDTNASFQADEPFFQALLTPHRSLGRTGFLILMGALLFGWAVTGAFFLAHGAWPVFGFFGLDVIAVYIAFRANYRAARAREEISVSRTSLDIRKTAPSGRSEAHHFNPFWTRFSIARHSEIGITKMAVEAQGKSVAIGGFLNPDDRESFATAFSRALATAKTR
- the nth gene encoding endonuclease III, with the protein product MAPPKSKKSVAVKKSQPSTAGGSRAPGRRPRKAGSRSLYSPAEVHEIFRRFSVQRPEPKGELDYVNAFTLLVAVVLSAQATDAGVNKATKALFAAADTPAKMLALGEAKVGDYIRTIGLWRNKAKNVIALSKALIDDHAGQVPQDRDELVKLPGVGRKTANVVLNVAFGEHTMAVDTHIFRIGNRIGLAPGKTPEQVEEGLLKVIPAEFMRHAHHWLILHGRYVCKARKPDCPACVIADICKSKEKTTDVPAPLVPIAPLDETFPAEA
- a CDS encoding VOC family protein, producing the protein MKIRLTSIYVDDQEKALRFYTDVLGFTKKADFTNGPFRWLTVTSPDDPDGTELQLALNDNPAAKTYQQAIFKQGQPALMLFTDDIKSDHERIKANGGSFAMAPTAVTGATIAQLNDTCGNLIQLSQLARW
- a CDS encoding SRPBCC family protein: MNEVPAATRSVIVEREIPFPPEKIWRALTQPHLIEEWLMKNSFKPVVDHRFNLSAEWGGVDCQVRTVEPNRTLSYSWDTKDLESVVTWTLTPTGTGTHLRMEQVGFRTDQEPYYRGATVGWKRNFTALEQLLSRID
- a CDS encoding DUF1801 domain-containing protein; its protein translation is MQEGSAQDDRSASELIDGRIKELGDWRGETLARLRALIRQAAPEAVETWKWRGVPVWEDAGMICTGETYKTVVKLTFAKGAALSDPKKLFNSSLEGNTRRAIDFKEGDAVDADALKALVREAVALNKSKTKR
- a CDS encoding ArsR/SmtB family transcription factor, translating into MSASHDILFRTLADPTRRAIFERLCRQGEQTVGALTAQAGVSQPAVSKHLGVLKEAGLVRDRHEGRQTHYSAQLKALAPLMDWTRHMAGFWESRFDDLEELLKRMDQ
- a CDS encoding class I SAM-dependent methyltransferase; the encoded protein is MAGEKVDMTGARETLLMTLYGKALESRLPNSLLQDRFADEAVRKIDYDFARLKVDGNLGLGFAIRAKTLDVCVADFLARYPDAIVLHLGCGLDTRIFRVDPPQGVDWFDVDYPDVVELRRRLYPSRDRYHLIASSVTEPGWLAAVPRNRLAIVAAEGLTPYLPAEEGPRLLARLVSHLAGGELMFDAYSRFGLKLMRLNPAIKATGAEVHWAIEDPRELERAVPKLRFIGEIPSYKPEQGARLGWSARLFVGLWKLIPAMRKVGRLLRYRF
- a CDS encoding GNAT family N-acetyltransferase, yielding MSIRTEAGVPLLETARTVLRPHRLDDFETYAVMWAEPAVTRFIGGKPRTREESWMRFLRHAGLWSLIGYGFWAIEDKETKRFIGEAGFHDLKREIEPSIEGVPEAGWALASEAHGQGLASEVVGRIVAWSDEALGQARTVCIIDPENGASLKVAEKNGYREILRTTYHEKPTILLERPAGSSGAKA
- a CDS encoding EAL domain-containing protein; this encodes MKLSSTDAAPRLIGLVWPFVAVVLIQALVATLSLHTLSAVRAYVGGESQWSKGQKHAIYFLSLYADTGRGEYFSEYRQAIAVPLADRAARLALEQAEPDANAARLGFLGGNNHPDDVAGMIWLFRNFRAVSYLDIAIRHWATADEMILAIESLGDDMHRRLENGPASTAEISLWKAQIHQLDLRIGPLSKAFSDSLGEGSRFIKMALTAANLATAALLILLAVWRTRKLMKQRQAFQNALNAERERAQITLASIGQAVISTDAEGRLDYMNAGAERLLACSLAAAKGRPVASLFRLVDKDSGVEETDLVPRLLAGEPRRSNVRPQLLERPDGSVVPVALNGAPLIVSGTILGCVLALHDMTREQDYIERLSWQASHDALTGLVNRRDFENRLASAISEAPERPRRHALMYLDLDQFKLVNDTCGHAAGDQLLRQISVLLANELPPGDILARLGGDEFGVLLFDCDTDCAAATAERLRATVQDLHFSWEGRPFNTSVSIGMVEVANVGMTLEEVLRAADVACYMAKEKGRNRVQIHSDGDTALRERFGEMAWVQRLHAALDENRFRLHAQEIAPLRDDIAEPGAHIEILLRLTDDDGSFVTPQSFIPAAERYGLMPAIDRWVVRNAFATLAARRADPRATPISTCAINLSGATFGDETFLGFMREQFAAHAIAPETICLEITETSAIANLTEAMRFIADLRGLGCRFALDDFGSGMSSFAYLKHLPVDYLKIDGGFVKDMLDDRIDRAMVEMIHHIGKVTGKRTIAEFVESDGIVEALKAIGVDYAQGYAIARPQPFDAVTVLHGGHTAQGAVTDAWDTLAKTLRRKAG
- a CDS encoding DUF2214 family protein; protein product: MDTTDLLLAIAHHLLVFSLAGIIGAEFVLVRGDLAAATLKRLDRHYGIVAALIVIVGVCRVFFGLKGWEFYVYNWMFWAKMAAFAIVGLLSIVPTMRFLSWNKQASGNPSFAVPAAELASVKNYVRAEGFIFLLIPVFAAAMARGYGY
- a CDS encoding DUF1801 domain-containing protein codes for the protein MAKAKAKVARSVDAEPVLLSGGNPQIAKGYGDAPVQAYIAAMPGWKSEVGRRLDQLIVEAVPNVQKAVKWNSPFYGMEGEGWFLGVHCFARYIKVAFFRGLSLTPVPPVESRSKDTRYFHIHESDRLDEEQFVSWVKQASQLPGERM